TTGCTTCAATAATCGCTTTATTCACCGGGGTTCGTTTATGCATAAAAAACCAGCAATCAAAAATATCACGGCTGGCAATAGCATTCCTGTCAAGTAAAGCACATAGTTTGTGGGCAAACATGTCACCGGGTAACAGAACCTTCATGTCTATCCCCAGTAAATTTTTGATCTCGTATTGGTTTTCGAACATTCTGTTTGTAATCTCCACTTTTAACTTGCGCTGATTAACGCCATAGTCCAGAACAAGCACGGGCCCAAAGAACTTCTTCGCCTCATCATGAATTTTTCCGTATCGAAGCAATATGGTACGGATTTTCCTGAAAACAACATCTTCCTTTTCAACATCAAGCAGGTTGAAATCAAGATCAATCGAGAAACGAGGAAGTTCATAAAAAAACATCAGCGCTGTCCCCCCCTTAAATCCCAGATAATTTGCCAGTTCAATATCAGAATAGATATCTTTCAGAATTTGAACCATTAAAAACCTGTGCCGGTTTATATCAACCATTACTTAATAGCCTGTTTATGCGTGATACCAGTGTTCCGGATTGATATATGCGTAACAATTTATTTATGTATCTCTTATTCAGGGGATTGAGATTATCAAAATAGTAATCCTTATTCAGGTATGCCAGATCCAGGAATGCCCGTTCAGGAGTGGCCATATTCACATGGTTTTCCAGAACCTCGATTCCTGCCGGATTCGTAAGAATCTCTCCCTTTATTTTACGAAAAATATATTCACTGCCCGACACTTCAATTGTCCTGCTAAGATAGCTTACTGTCGTCATCCTTGAATCGTACTGGAAAACCACCCCTGCTTTTTGTAATACATATTCCAGAGAAATATAGGAGGGTGTGTAAACAGAGCATGCAAGTTCAACTTTACTAAAACCTGGTTTGGTGTAAATGCCTTTGCGAGGATTTTGCAGCTTCCCGGTACGAACGTAGTAGTTAAGTTTTTTATTCAGCGATTGAAAATTTGTTTCACTCGCCAGCAGGGCAACATCATTTAACCGAAATACAGTCCGGACATCATTATATATGGAGAAAATAATATCCATACTCAATTTTCAGGAACTAATAATGCCATTCTATAGTATCTTTAGTTCACAAATATATAAAATATATTCAAAATTGAAAAAGGAAGCATTTTTCACACTCAGTTCTGCTATTTACGCCTTCAACCCATACCTGGACGCCCCTGTCATCATATTTTTTTCTTCCGGAATCAGACCCGGTAATTTTACTGGATAATCTGTAATGATAATATAAAGACCATTTATGATTATACACGGAAATCACAGGTACTTGTTTGTGAAATTAATAACTAAAATTTCCTAGTTTGTAATTAATTATATATCAATTCGTTAGGATTTTGTTTCTTATTGCATTCAATGTCTTAAACAATTGTATTACAGCGCATTGCAAAGTATATAGCTTGTCATGCTTCCCGGTTTCTTCCAAATGCAGGTAAAAACCGTCTGTTTATCTCCTCTGCCTTCTGGTGGTCCCGGATGATCTCTTCGAACAGTTCCATAATATCCACCTTCAATATTTCTCCGATACCATGAACGATCTCCCAGAATATGTCCATCAAATACCGGGTGATGTTCTCTTCCTGCGTCTGCGTACTCAGCATATCAAAGATACTGCCGAGGCTTTGCCCGTAATGCTGCCGCTTAAACAGAAGCAACATGATGTACTGCATCATAACCAGGGTGGTTGCCCCGATCTGTGAATCGAAGTTGTTACACTGGCATTTGCCGAGCTGCAGGTGTTGTTTGCCATCCTTGTAAAAAACTTCAATTGACCATCTGATATGGTAAACCTCCAGCAGCTTATTAAATGTCAGGTCCGGGTCATTGGTGATAAAGACCTTCCACTTGCTTCCCGATCCCAGCCTTACAAAGAACAGATTGACCCTACGGTTATCATACCAGACCGGTACCCTGATGTATTTGGCGTTATACTTCCGGCTACGCTTTACCTTACCCATCTTCACCATCGCTACCAGCTTAATGCCTTTGGAACGAAATGATTCAATGTGGGCAAGGATCTCTTTGGAGAAAAACCAGCTATCAAACAAGACATATTCAAATTCGAAGCCCCGCTTTACTGCCCGGCTTATCATCTTAATCACGCTCTGGGCCTTACTCATGTCCACTTCCGATCTACGCTCGTGTCCTGGGCTATCCTTGGCTCGTTCTTTCTTGAACTGCTTTCTCCGCTGGGCAGGAGTAAGACCGTATAGCGGTGCCTGCTTTTCCTTCTTCTTGACAAGCTCCTCCTTCTCCGCCAGGATGACCCGGGCCTGTTTCATCTGCTTATGCAACTTCGATTGCTTCTTCTTGGAACGGGATACCCTTTTCTCCTGTTTCTCGTATTCCAACGCTGTACCCTTTGTTGATACGGAGTTCATTTCTTCTCTCAAAGTGTACAATACCAACCTTTTCTTCAGATGATCCGCTTTGTGCTCCCGGTATGCAGCCTCAGCCTGCTTGGCCTTACGCTTTGCCCGGTTACGCTTATTCCGTGCCTTATCAAGCTCCTTGCCTCGTTCACGGTGCAGGGAAAAATCAATAGGAATAAAACTATTACCATCCCAGTAACCACTAACCAGAAGTTTGAAACCCAGAATATACCGGCCTGTAACATGGTCGTGGATCTTACTGACACCTTCGATCTTCCACCCGGTCTTTTCAACAGGACTATCATCGAAAATCAAGGCCCTGATCTTTTGTTTACTGTGGTCTGCCAAGCGGGACACAAGCTGCAAATAGCGCCTGGCAAATAAATACAGAATCACGCGCCAGTGTACTTGCTCATTGCCCAGCATATCATAATATGGATTCTTGCTCCCCTCTTTTTCTACTTGCTTCCCGTACTGCCAGGAGAAGTAACTGTGGATGTTCCGGCTGCGGTAAAACAACATCACAAGCAATGTTGTCATAATCTTCGATACCATGATCCCGCTTTGCTTGATTGTATCAAACTGCCCGAATATGCGCCGTACGTCAAAGAACCCTATCGTGTCTTCCAGGCAGAGGCCTGTTTTGTTATCGTTGTCCAGGAATTTATGAAATTCACCCAGATTATCTGTAATTTTCGTGTGTTGCATGTCTATTGGATGTATAACTAACTCTAATATAGCCATTTAGGCGTTGACATGCAACACTTTTTACCTATTTATTTACCTCATTATCAACTAGGAAACTTCAGTAAACTTATAAAAAGGGGATCACAGCGATGATCATTTCACTGATAGTAATTCTGGGAGTTTCTTTTTCTATGTGGGTATATCTGGCTGTAATCAGTCACGGAAAGCCAGATACTTTTAAAGACGAGCGTGGAAATATCCTGAAAGGAAGTATATCAGAAAAAATATTTTTTCCCATCGGTGGGGTGGAGCAAGGGATGTTCATCAGAAGCAAGAATACCGACAATCCCGTATTGCTGTTCGTACACGGCGGACCGGGCTTCCCGAACTATTTCCTGATGGAAAAATACAATCCCGGACTCGAAGATTTATTTACCGTATGTTACTGGGAGCAGC
Above is a genomic segment from Bacteroidales bacterium containing:
- a CDS encoding nucleotidyl transferase AbiEii/AbiGii toxin family protein; translation: MVQILKDIYSDIELANYLGFKGGTALMFFYELPRFSIDLDFNLLDVEKEDVVFRKIRTILLRYGKIHDEAKKFFGPVLVLDYGVNQRKLKVEITNRMFENQYEIKNLLGIDMKVLLPGDMFAHKLCALLDRNAIASRDIFDCWFFMHKRTPVNKAIIEARMGMTYEEYLQRCIELLESIPDKGLLQGLGELMDDKMRKFVRTNMRTEAIGLLKIYKDYPVLSGN
- a CDS encoding transposase yields the protein MQHTKITDNLGEFHKFLDNDNKTGLCLEDTIGFFDVRRIFGQFDTIKQSGIMVSKIMTTLLVMLFYRSRNIHSYFSWQYGKQVEKEGSKNPYYDMLGNEQVHWRVILYLFARRYLQLVSRLADHSKQKIRALIFDDSPVEKTGWKIEGVSKIHDHVTGRYILGFKLLVSGYWDGNSFIPIDFSLHRERGKELDKARNKRNRAKRKAKQAEAAYREHKADHLKKRLVLYTLREEMNSVSTKGTALEYEKQEKRVSRSKKKQSKLHKQMKQARVILAEKEELVKKKEKQAPLYGLTPAQRRKQFKKERAKDSPGHERRSEVDMSKAQSVIKMISRAVKRGFEFEYVLFDSWFFSKEILAHIESFRSKGIKLVAMVKMGKVKRSRKYNAKYIRVPVWYDNRRVNLFFVRLGSGSKWKVFITNDPDLTFNKLLEVYHIRWSIEVFYKDGKQHLQLGKCQCNNFDSQIGATTLVMMQYIMLLLFKRQHYGQSLGSIFDMLSTQTQEENITRYLMDIFWEIVHGIGEILKVDIMELFEEIIRDHQKAEEINRRFLPAFGRNREA